Proteins from one Mycobacterium adipatum genomic window:
- a CDS encoding glutamate--cysteine ligase: MAPPVPTSRRWPPVTPAAEWPAVSSPRINPSRIDFAGSPRPTVGVEWEFALVDPDTRDLSNEAAAVIAEIGETPHVHKELLRNTVEIVTGICETVPEAMTDLHDTLVPVRRIARERGMELFCAGTHPFAEWSNQQLTEGPRYAELIKRTQWWGRQMLIWGVHVHVGISSAHKVMPIITSLLNQYPHLLALSASSPYWDGDDTGYASNRAMMFQQLPTAGLPFQFQEWSQFEGFVHDQKKTGIIDHMNEIRWDIRPSPHLGTIEVRIFDGVSNIDELGALVALTHCLIVDLDRRLDAGEQLPTMPPWHVQENKWRAARYGLDAEIILDADSNERLVTDDLDDLLTRLEPVAVSLGCADELARVSGIYRGGGSYQRQRRVAEENDGDLRAVVDALIGELVL; encoded by the coding sequence ATGGCACCCCCGGTCCCGACCAGCAGACGCTGGCCACCGGTGACGCCGGCGGCCGAGTGGCCTGCGGTGTCATCTCCGCGGATTAATCCGAGCCGTATCGATTTCGCCGGGTCACCCCGGCCGACGGTCGGTGTCGAATGGGAGTTCGCGCTCGTCGACCCAGATACCCGCGACCTGTCCAACGAGGCCGCGGCGGTGATCGCCGAGATCGGCGAAACTCCGCATGTGCACAAGGAATTGCTGCGCAATACCGTCGAGATCGTCACCGGGATCTGCGAGACCGTCCCGGAGGCGATGACCGATCTGCACGACACGCTGGTCCCGGTGCGCCGGATCGCGCGGGAACGCGGGATGGAACTGTTCTGCGCGGGCACTCATCCGTTCGCGGAGTGGTCCAACCAGCAGCTCACCGAGGGCCCCCGGTACGCCGAGTTGATCAAACGCACCCAGTGGTGGGGCCGCCAGATGCTGATCTGGGGTGTGCACGTGCACGTCGGGATCTCCTCGGCGCACAAGGTCATGCCCATCATCACCTCGCTGCTCAACCAGTACCCGCACCTGTTGGCGCTGTCGGCGTCATCGCCGTACTGGGATGGTGACGACACCGGTTACGCCAGCAACCGGGCGATGATGTTCCAACAGCTGCCGACCGCCGGACTGCCGTTCCAGTTCCAGGAGTGGTCGCAGTTCGAAGGCTTCGTCCATGATCAGAAGAAGACCGGCATCATCGACCACATGAACGAAATTCGTTGGGATATAAGGCCTTCGCCACATCTGGGGACCATCGAGGTGCGGATCTTCGACGGGGTGTCCAATATCGACGAGTTGGGGGCGCTGGTCGCGTTGACCCACTGTCTGATCGTCGACCTCGACCGCCGCCTCGATGCCGGTGAGCAGCTGCCCACCATGCCGCCCTGGCATGTGCAGGAGAACAAGTGGCGCGCAGCGCGTTACGGCTTGGATGCCGAGATCATCCTCGACGCGGACAGCAACGAGCGGTTGGTCACCGATGATCTCGACGACCTGCTCACCCGGCTCGAACCGGTGGCGGTGTCACTGGGCTGCGCCGACGAGTTGGCGCGGGTGTCCGGCATCTACCGAGGCGGAGGGTCCTATCAACGCCAGCGGCGGGTGGCCGAGGAGAACGACGGGGACCTGCGCGCGGTCGTCGATGCACTGATCGGCGAGCTGGTCCTGTGA
- a CDS encoding DUF4194 domain-containing protein, translating into MTDTATSKPEIDFASLPEVDQSGRAPQQRRPRFDGDVSAMPDRACWALQHLLTRRYVSSESDPDIYSWILEYRTDLSVRLSELDLQLRITEQVDIAYIEQARYEPTRGAKLLRREPLGTYDSILALHLAQMMRAGGDSSFLITRDEIHGLFSGVLNDTDRDTVTFTARIDAAIARLAGLDILRKTRDDEDSYTVSPVITAIMTASVITELQQQFELLKGGSE; encoded by the coding sequence ATGACCGACACCGCCACATCGAAACCGGAAATCGATTTCGCGTCCCTGCCCGAGGTGGACCAGTCCGGCCGGGCCCCCCAGCAGCGGCGCCCCCGGTTCGACGGTGATGTCAGCGCCATGCCCGACCGGGCCTGCTGGGCGCTGCAACACCTGCTGACCCGGCGCTATGTCAGCAGCGAGTCCGACCCGGACATCTACAGTTGGATCCTGGAATACCGCACCGACCTGTCGGTCCGGTTGTCGGAGTTGGACCTGCAACTGCGCATCACCGAACAGGTCGACATCGCCTACATCGAGCAGGCGCGCTACGAACCCACCCGGGGCGCCAAGCTGCTGCGCCGCGAGCCGTTGGGCACCTACGACTCCATCTTGGCGCTGCACCTGGCCCAGATGATGCGCGCCGGTGGGGATTCCAGCTTCCTGATCACCCGCGACGAGATACACGGACTGTTCTCCGGTGTGCTCAATGACACCGACCGCGACACCGTCACCTTCACCGCCCGCATCGACGCCGCGATCGCCCGCCTCGCCGGGCTCGACATCCTGCGCAAGACCCGCGATGACGAGGACAGCTACACCGTCAGCCCGGTGATCACCGCGATCATGACGGCCTCGGTGATCACCGAACTGCAGCAGCAGTTCGAGCTGTTGAAGGGCGGTTCGGAATGA
- a CDS encoding DUF3263 domain-containing protein, which yields MDGAIARTGQSGDDSEPADGLTRREHDILAFERQWWKYAGSKEDAIKELFSMSATRYYQVLNALVDRPEALAADPMLVKRLRRVRASRQKAKAARRLGFDIT from the coding sequence ATGGATGGCGCCATCGCGCGGACCGGCCAATCCGGGGACGACTCCGAACCCGCGGACGGGTTGACCCGCCGCGAACACGACATCCTGGCGTTCGAACGCCAGTGGTGGAAATACGCGGGGTCCAAGGAAGACGCCATCAAGGAGCTTTTCTCGATGTCGGCGACGCGGTACTACCAGGTGCTCAACGCATTGGTGGACCGACCGGAAGCCCTGGCTGCCGACCCGATGCTGGTCAAGCGGCTGCGGCGGGTGCGAGCGAGCCGGCAGAAGGCCAAGGCCGCGCGGCGGTTGGGCTTCGACATCACCTGA
- a CDS encoding ATP-binding protein produces the protein MSEQFHLSRLQVINWGVFDGYHSVPISAGGALIAGASGSGKSSLLDAISLGFLPFNRRNFNASGDNTAAGSSAGRRTVDKYVRGAWGQRSDAGVSQVMYLRGDGTTWSAVAVTYTSNTGRSITGLVLKWLTGESRSDSSSRFVLGDGDLDIEEVCNRWAAGRFDAGAFKDQWRFSTKVESQYLAQLYASIGIRASEAAQQLLGKAKSLKSVGGLEQFVRDFMLDEPDSLARLPEALKQIDPLVEARELLAVAQRKRRILGDIETIQARYASESSDLGIIDLVDAQMVRAYTDHVRLQQCPAEVENLDGTIDQLENEYADLTRQLNLAKAEGDSLNAQISGASTNVGPLQSQVAAAEAQAEEIARRHGAYAEMVTAQGLPVPDSADEFWNLREDLSKQAAGLAVKLERGREASTDAEYAQKAARIARDHAAKELKRVEQVGSALPEFAVTMREHICTAVGVDPSALPYVAELMDLRPEETRWRAAVEKVLRSVGLRLLVPDEHYAKVLRFVNETNMRGRLALHHVRINAPDRRPEPNTLAGKLFAVKSEHPCAAEALDILSAAGDHICVDTPDLFARYRRAVTDTGLYKDSDRLAIKDDRRALKPSEYIYQGDITAKLDALTAELAEAEQVFEQARQAADDIAAGRQQWRDRAAACKAICEQFPQWSQIDTETAEGHADRLREQFDLLMADNPDVEALSARAEECWIDIQTLMTRRGAIATRRDDLDGRRTRLMDLQDRLAPAEITDAATDLLRRYSAQVPIALELLNPEPHREALLAAIRRERDQLTESRRRSHEELARIIATFDTSFPDAIPNDSEDFDERVHDYVAVCRHIDERELPDAYDRMMRLITEQAPDAILTLHRVAEQETRRISDQIARVNTGLGAVEFNRGTRLTLRATPRNLVAVAELTDIVKSISRRIAEVGLGDKKAILDQYADILRLRNRLAGNTPEDRAWTRDALDVRNRFTFDCAEWDVHNEELIRTHSNAGDNSGGEQEKLMAFCLAGALSFNLASPESGDNKPVFAQLMLDEAFSKSDPQFAQQALQAFRKFGFQLVIVATVQNATTIQPYIDGVVMVSKTEASGRNARPVASVTTKTISDFTALRKELKIPEPV, from the coding sequence ATGAGTGAGCAGTTCCACCTCTCCCGGCTGCAGGTGATCAACTGGGGCGTCTTCGACGGCTACCACTCGGTGCCGATCAGTGCCGGCGGAGCGCTGATCGCCGGGGCCTCCGGAAGCGGTAAATCGTCACTGCTGGATGCCATTTCGCTCGGATTCCTGCCGTTCAACCGGCGCAACTTCAACGCCTCCGGCGACAACACGGCCGCCGGCTCCAGCGCCGGCCGACGCACCGTCGACAAGTACGTACGCGGGGCCTGGGGCCAGCGCAGCGATGCCGGGGTCAGCCAGGTGATGTACCTGCGCGGTGACGGCACCACCTGGTCGGCGGTCGCGGTGACCTACACCAGCAACACCGGCCGGTCGATCACCGGGCTGGTGCTCAAATGGCTCACCGGTGAGTCACGTTCGGACTCGTCGAGCAGATTCGTGCTCGGTGACGGTGATCTCGACATCGAAGAGGTGTGCAACCGTTGGGCCGCCGGACGTTTCGACGCCGGGGCGTTCAAAGACCAGTGGCGGTTCTCCACCAAGGTGGAGTCCCAGTACCTGGCCCAGTTGTACGCCTCCATCGGGATCCGCGCCTCCGAAGCCGCCCAACAGCTGCTCGGCAAGGCCAAGTCACTCAAGAGCGTCGGCGGTCTGGAACAGTTCGTCCGCGATTTCATGCTCGACGAGCCCGACAGCCTGGCCCGGCTCCCCGAGGCCCTCAAGCAGATCGACCCGTTGGTGGAGGCGCGCGAACTGCTCGCGGTCGCGCAACGCAAACGCAGGATCCTCGGCGATATCGAGACCATCCAGGCCCGCTATGCCTCGGAATCCTCGGATCTGGGCATCATCGACCTCGTCGACGCGCAGATGGTGCGCGCCTATACCGATCACGTCCGGCTGCAGCAGTGCCCGGCCGAGGTCGAGAATCTGGACGGCACCATCGACCAGCTGGAGAACGAGTATGCCGATCTGACCAGGCAGCTCAATCTCGCCAAGGCCGAAGGCGATTCGCTGAACGCCCAGATCAGCGGCGCCAGCACCAATGTCGGTCCGCTGCAGTCCCAGGTTGCCGCCGCCGAGGCCCAGGCCGAGGAGATCGCCCGGCGCCACGGGGCCTATGCGGAGATGGTGACCGCGCAGGGTTTGCCCGTGCCCGACAGTGCCGACGAATTCTGGAACCTGCGTGAGGATCTCAGCAAGCAGGCCGCCGGGCTCGCGGTCAAACTGGAACGCGGCCGGGAAGCCTCGACCGATGCCGAATACGCCCAGAAGGCGGCGCGCATCGCCCGCGATCACGCAGCCAAGGAGCTCAAGCGTGTCGAACAGGTCGGCTCGGCGTTGCCGGAGTTCGCGGTCACCATGCGCGAACACATCTGCACCGCGGTGGGTGTGGACCCGTCAGCGCTGCCCTATGTCGCCGAGTTGATGGATCTGCGCCCCGAGGAGACCAGATGGCGGGCCGCGGTGGAGAAGGTGCTGCGGTCGGTCGGGTTGCGGCTGCTGGTTCCCGATGAGCACTACGCCAAGGTGCTGCGCTTCGTCAACGAGACCAACATGCGCGGGCGGCTGGCGCTACACCATGTGCGGATCAACGCCCCCGACCGCCGCCCCGAGCCGAACACGTTGGCCGGCAAGTTGTTCGCCGTCAAATCAGAGCATCCGTGCGCGGCCGAGGCGCTGGACATCCTCAGCGCCGCCGGCGATCACATCTGCGTGGACACCCCGGACCTGTTCGCCCGGTACCGCCGTGCCGTCACCGATACCGGGTTGTACAAGGATTCCGACCGGCTGGCGATCAAGGACGACCGCCGGGCGCTGAAACCCTCCGAGTACATCTACCAGGGCGACATCACCGCCAAGTTGGATGCGCTGACCGCCGAATTGGCCGAGGCTGAACAGGTTTTCGAGCAGGCCCGCCAGGCCGCCGACGACATTGCCGCCGGTCGGCAGCAGTGGCGCGACCGGGCGGCGGCCTGTAAGGCGATCTGTGAGCAGTTCCCGCAGTGGAGCCAGATCGACACCGAGACCGCCGAGGGTCATGCCGACCGGCTGCGTGAGCAGTTCGATCTGCTGATGGCCGACAATCCCGATGTCGAGGCGCTCAGCGCCCGCGCCGAGGAATGCTGGATCGACATCCAGACCCTGATGACGCGCCGTGGCGCCATCGCGACCCGGCGTGACGATCTGGACGGACGTCGCACCCGGCTGATGGATCTGCAGGACCGCCTCGCGCCGGCCGAGATCACCGATGCCGCCACCGACCTGCTGCGCCGCTACTCCGCGCAGGTCCCGATCGCCCTGGAGCTGCTCAATCCGGAGCCGCACCGCGAGGCACTGCTGGCCGCGATCCGCCGCGAGCGCGACCAGCTCACCGAGAGCCGCAGGCGCTCCCACGAGGAGCTGGCCCGCATCATCGCCACGTTCGACACATCGTTCCCCGATGCGATTCCGAACGACTCCGAGGATTTCGACGAGCGGGTCCACGATTACGTGGCGGTCTGCCGCCACATCGACGAGCGGGAGCTACCGGACGCCTACGACCGGATGATGCGCCTGATCACCGAGCAGGCCCCCGACGCCATCCTGACCTTGCACCGGGTAGCCGAACAGGAGACCAGGCGGATCAGCGACCAGATCGCCAGGGTGAACACGGGTCTGGGCGCGGTGGAGTTCAACCGCGGCACCCGGCTCACGCTGCGTGCCACCCCGCGTAATCTGGTCGCCGTCGCCGAGCTGACCGATATCGTCAAGTCCATCTCGCGGCGTATCGCCGAGGTCGGCCTCGGTGACAAAAAGGCGATCCTCGACCAGTACGCCGACATCCTGCGGCTGCGGAACCGGCTGGCCGGCAACACTCCCGAGGATCGGGCCTGGACCCGCGACGCCCTCGATGTGCGCAACCGTTTCACCTTCGACTGCGCCGAGTGGGATGTGCACAACGAGGAGCTGATCCGGACGCACAGCAATGCCGGCGACAACTCCGGTGGTGAGCAGGAAAAGCTGATGGCGTTCTGCCTGGCCGGCGCGCTCAGCTTCAACCTGGCCAGCCCCGAAAGCGGGGACAACAAGCCGGTTTTCGCGCAGTTGATGCTCGACGAGGCATTCTCGAAATCCGATCCGCAGTTCGCCCAGCAGGCCCTGCAGGCGTTCCGCAAATTCGGGTTCCAGCTCGTCATCGTCGCAACGGTGCAGAACGCCACCACCATCCAGCCCTATATCGACGGGGTGGTCATGGTGTCCAAGACCGAGGCCAGCGGCCGCAACGCACGCCCGGTGGCCTCGGTCACCACCAAGACCATCAGCGATTTCACCGCGCTGCGCAAAGAACTCAAGATCCCGGAGCCCGTCTGA
- a CDS encoding exodeoxyribonuclease III has product MRIATWNVNSIRTRVDRVTDWLSRADVDVLAMQETKCTDAQFPAMPFAALGYEIAHVGLNQWNGVAIASRVGLDNVEIGFDGQPEWQALVEARAIGATCGGIRVWSLYVPNGRTLADPHYPYKLSWLGALRDTASRWITEDPSLPVALVGDWNIAPTDEDVWDPAFFEGSTHVSAPERAAFQAMVDAGFTDVVRPFTPGPGVYTYWDYTQLRFPKKQGMRIDFILGSPALGERVTHAEIVREERKGKSPSDHAPVLIEVN; this is encoded by the coding sequence ATGCGTATTGCCACCTGGAACGTCAACTCCATCCGGACCCGGGTGGACCGGGTGACCGACTGGCTGTCGCGCGCTGACGTCGACGTGCTGGCCATGCAGGAGACCAAGTGCACCGACGCACAGTTCCCGGCGATGCCGTTCGCGGCGCTGGGGTACGAGATCGCGCACGTCGGGCTGAACCAGTGGAACGGTGTGGCGATCGCGTCGCGGGTCGGTCTGGACAATGTCGAGATCGGCTTCGACGGCCAGCCCGAGTGGCAGGCACTGGTGGAGGCCCGGGCGATCGGTGCGACGTGCGGCGGGATCCGGGTGTGGAGCCTGTATGTCCCCAACGGCAGGACCCTGGCCGATCCACACTATCCGTACAAGTTGAGTTGGCTTGGCGCACTGCGTGATACCGCGTCACGCTGGATCACCGAGGATCCCTCGCTGCCGGTGGCACTGGTCGGCGACTGGAACATCGCCCCCACCGACGAGGACGTCTGGGATCCCGCGTTCTTCGAGGGCTCCACCCACGTCTCCGCACCGGAGCGGGCCGCCTTCCAGGCCATGGTCGACGCCGGCTTCACCGACGTGGTGCGCCCGTTCACGCCGGGGCCGGGGGTCTACACCTACTGGGATTACACCCAGTTGCGGTTCCCGAAGAAGCAGGGCATGCGTATCGACTTCATCCTCGGCTCCCCCGCGCTGGGTGAGCGGGTGACGCACGCCGAGATCGTGCGTGAGGAGCGAAAAGGTAAGTCGCCCAGTGACCACGCACCGGTACTGATCGAGGTGAACTGA
- a CDS encoding GNAT family N-acetyltransferase codes for MSDGLTDVVGHLEALAPMVIVRPKSGDDVEIDPADVVSVRELSHRPVRNSEIRALEHAAALAWPGTEQHWHDGWLLRAGSGHTSRANSAVPLLFSSSTEVLSEIVSWYAERGLAPWLALPERLLPIKAPGVKPTRVLVRDLSPAPSVPGVALAEVPDEQWLRVYARDVPPEILTAVLDGALTFATAGAAVGRGAVTTAPDGVRWLGVSCVRVAESARRTGLARMVCSALQNWGAEQGATRAYVQVLDENLPALRLYESLGFRLHHRHRYVRADSLVAHA; via the coding sequence ATGTCCGATGGCCTGACCGATGTGGTCGGCCATCTGGAGGCACTCGCCCCGATGGTGATCGTCCGTCCGAAATCCGGTGACGACGTCGAGATCGATCCCGCCGATGTGGTGTCGGTGCGCGAGCTGTCGCACCGCCCGGTGCGCAACTCAGAGATCCGGGCACTGGAACACGCCGCCGCCCTGGCCTGGCCGGGCACCGAGCAACACTGGCATGACGGCTGGTTGCTGCGCGCCGGTTCCGGGCATACCAGCCGGGCCAACTCGGCTGTCCCACTGCTGTTCTCGTCATCGACGGAGGTGCTGTCGGAGATCGTGTCGTGGTACGCCGAGCGTGGCCTGGCACCGTGGCTGGCCCTGCCGGAACGGCTGCTGCCGATCAAGGCCCCCGGGGTCAAACCGACCCGTGTGCTCGTGCGCGATCTCTCCCCCGCGCCGTCCGTCCCGGGCGTCGCGCTGGCAGAGGTGCCCGACGAGCAGTGGCTGCGGGTCTACGCGCGCGACGTGCCGCCCGAGATCCTCACCGCCGTGCTGGATGGCGCGCTGACGTTCGCGACCGCAGGCGCCGCCGTCGGGCGCGGCGCGGTGACCACCGCACCGGACGGTGTCCGGTGGCTCGGCGTGTCGTGCGTGCGTGTCGCGGAATCGGCGCGGCGCACCGGACTGGCCCGCATGGTCTGCTCGGCGTTGCAGAACTGGGGCGCCGAACAGGGCGCGACCCGCGCGTATGTTCAGGTGCTCGACGAGAACCTGCCGGCGTTGCGGCTCTACGAATCGCTGGGCTTCCGGCTGCACCACCGTCACCGCTACGTGCGCGCAGATAGCCTCGTGGCCCATGCGTGA
- the sodC gene encoding superoxide dismutase[Cu-Zn], which produces MPISATIRLLAAAAVIVPIAAACSPNEPVATEPGTTPPVWTGSPSPSAPAAAGGHGSGAAQGSGETLTADLKTADGTEVATATIEFTDGFATVTVETTTAGELTPGFHGLHIHQVGTCEGDFTSAGGHFQAEGHSGHPSSGDLSSLQVRSDGSAKLVTTTDAFTAEELLAGTKTAIVIHEKADNFGNIPAEKYQQVNGTPGPDQQTLATGDAGGRVACGVISAD; this is translated from the coding sequence ATGCCGATCTCAGCCACGATTCGCCTTCTCGCCGCTGCCGCCGTCATCGTCCCGATCGCCGCCGCATGCTCGCCCAACGAGCCGGTCGCCACTGAGCCGGGGACCACGCCGCCGGTGTGGACCGGATCGCCCTCGCCCTCGGCGCCGGCCGCCGCGGGTGGTCATGGCTCGGGTGCGGCGCAGGGCTCCGGGGAGACGCTGACCGCGGACCTCAAGACCGCGGACGGCACCGAGGTGGCCACCGCCACCATCGAGTTCACCGACGGCTTCGCGACCGTCACCGTCGAGACCACCACCGCCGGTGAACTGACGCCGGGCTTCCACGGTTTGCACATCCACCAGGTCGGCACCTGTGAGGGTGATTTCACCAGTGCCGGCGGGCACTTCCAGGCCGAGGGGCATTCCGGGCATCCCTCCAGCGGTGACCTCAGCTCGTTGCAGGTGCGCAGCGACGGTTCGGCGAAGTTGGTGACCACCACCGACGCCTTCACCGCCGAGGAACTGCTCGCCGGCACCAAGACCGCGATCGTCATCCACGAGAAGGCCGACAACTTCGGCAATATCCCCGCCGAGAAGTACCAGCAGGTCAATGGCACCCCCGGTCCCGACCAGCAGACGCTGGCCACCGGTGACGCCGGCGGCCGAGTGGCCTGCGGTGTCATCTCCGCGGATTAA
- a CDS encoding peptide deformylase, which translates to MAVVPIRIVGDPVLHTPTTPVPVAADGTLPAELAALIADMYDTMDAANGVGLAANQIGRTERVFVYDCAEDRGKTARRRGVVINPVLETSEVPETMPDPDDDDEGCLSVPGESFPTGRAEWARVTGLDADGSAITLEGTGLFARMLQHETGHLDGFTYLDRLIGRHARAAKRMVKSNKWGVPGLSWLPGEDPDPFGH; encoded by the coding sequence GTGGCTGTCGTACCAATCCGCATTGTGGGAGATCCCGTCCTGCACACTCCGACCACTCCGGTGCCTGTCGCCGCCGACGGAACGCTACCGGCCGAACTGGCCGCGCTGATCGCCGACATGTACGACACCATGGACGCAGCAAACGGTGTCGGCCTGGCCGCCAACCAGATCGGTCGCACCGAGCGCGTCTTCGTCTACGACTGCGCAGAGGACCGTGGCAAGACCGCGCGCCGCCGCGGGGTGGTCATCAACCCGGTGCTGGAGACCTCCGAGGTCCCCGAGACCATGCCCGACCCCGACGACGATGACGAGGGATGCCTGTCGGTGCCCGGCGAGTCGTTCCCGACCGGGCGTGCGGAGTGGGCCCGGGTCACCGGCCTGGACGCCGACGGCTCCGCGATCACACTGGAGGGCACCGGGCTGTTCGCCCGGATGCTGCAACACGAGACCGGCCACCTGGACGGGTTCACCTATCTGGATCGTCTGATCGGCCGGCACGCCCGCGCCGCGAAGCGGATGGTGAAATCGAACAAGTGGGGGGTCCCGGGATTGAGCTGGTTGCCCGGCGAGGATCCCGACCCGTTCGGCCACTAG
- a CDS encoding LytR C-terminal domain-containing protein: protein MNQRDSSGLPLRAMVMVLLFLGVVFLLVALQYLGPDDDADDDAAVVSTTTSSATTSAKPTPGPEQAKTDVRVFNISEVPGAAEGTATRLRDADWNVTETGNLVLEGVPVTTVYFGEAPGEREAAEDVGRLLEAPVEPRRPELVEQPPGVIVVVTG, encoded by the coding sequence ATGAACCAGCGAGATTCTTCCGGGCTGCCGCTGCGCGCCATGGTCATGGTGCTGCTCTTTCTCGGGGTGGTGTTCCTGCTGGTTGCGCTCCAGTACCTGGGCCCCGACGACGATGCCGACGATGACGCCGCCGTGGTGAGCACCACGACCAGCAGCGCCACCACCAGCGCCAAACCCACCCCGGGACCCGAACAGGCCAAGACCGATGTCCGGGTGTTCAACATCTCCGAGGTGCCGGGTGCGGCCGAGGGGACGGCGACCCGGCTGCGCGACGCCGACTGGAACGTCACCGAGACCGGGAACCTGGTGCTGGAGGGCGTACCGGTGACCACGGTCTACTTCGGTGAGGCCCCGGGCGAGCGGGAGGCCGCCGAGGACGTCGGCAGGCTGTTGGAGGCGCCGGTCGAGCCGCGACGCCCCGAACTCGTGGAGCAACCACCGGGCGTCATCGTGGTGGTCACCGGCTAG
- a CDS encoding DUF3375 domain-containing protein, translating to MRELLDANREVQGSRAMRLLATSNLAVYATLMERHLFDGLVGETELVVRLERDLEALGETGEPSGLALIKTWASQGWLHRVASGDRNVCYLTQDARRALDFVRGMRRNDTIATGGSINGIASRLKQVAIRVGDDPDRIRAGIEAEIAALHAELDELDAGTRPEPDVTAMYDEARAIAMQMERLITDIGLYGTMIEQATAALDDPIDTNVEYRDRQRQMYADYQAAWDSAGRDSHRAFLRMINDPDQRAEFEADIATVAATLPELDPALRKVMAGFFELVGHQIDEVERIQQRCAQRVKRFTAFGTLEQTRGVARQLNEAIGAARALLKESLTDSRLAIEVPLARHAISSVGALSFRINDLSAPKPAEPADGMVDLTTFSALATQVDAPALSQLLNSSLPVSLPEALGMLEAPYLGHVIVLWSWALKQPSTTDAEPVTVRFHSLDGHDREMEVPHLMFTEPVLDGAS from the coding sequence ATGCGTGAGTTACTCGATGCCAACCGTGAGGTGCAGGGGTCGCGCGCCATGCGGCTGCTGGCCACCTCCAACCTGGCCGTGTACGCCACGCTGATGGAGCGCCACCTGTTCGACGGACTGGTCGGTGAGACCGAACTGGTGGTCCGGCTGGAACGCGACCTGGAGGCGCTGGGCGAGACCGGCGAGCCGTCCGGTCTGGCGCTGATCAAGACCTGGGCCAGCCAAGGCTGGCTGCACCGCGTCGCGAGCGGGGACCGCAACGTCTGCTACCTGACCCAGGACGCGCGCCGCGCGCTGGACTTCGTGCGCGGTATGCGCCGCAACGACACCATCGCCACCGGCGGATCCATCAACGGTATCGCCTCCCGGCTCAAGCAGGTCGCCATCCGCGTCGGCGATGACCCGGACCGGATCCGGGCCGGTATCGAGGCCGAGATCGCGGCGCTGCATGCCGAATTGGACGAACTCGACGCCGGCACCCGCCCCGAGCCCGATGTCACCGCCATGTACGACGAGGCCCGCGCCATCGCGATGCAGATGGAGCGGCTGATCACCGACATCGGCCTGTACGGCACCATGATCGAGCAGGCGACCGCGGCGCTGGATGACCCGATCGACACCAACGTCGAATACCGCGACCGGCAGCGTCAGATGTACGCCGACTATCAGGCGGCCTGGGATTCGGCCGGCCGCGACTCTCATCGCGCGTTCCTGCGGATGATCAACGACCCCGATCAGCGCGCCGAGTTCGAGGCCGATATCGCCACCGTCGCTGCCACCCTGCCCGAACTGGATCCGGCACTGCGCAAGGTGATGGCCGGGTTCTTCGAACTGGTCGGCCACCAGATCGACGAGGTCGAGCGCATCCAGCAGCGCTGCGCGCAGCGGGTCAAGAGGTTCACCGCGTTCGGCACCCTGGAGCAGACCCGTGGGGTGGCCCGCCAGCTCAACGAGGCCATCGGCGCGGCGCGGGCCCTGCTCAAGGAGTCCCTGACGGACTCCCGGCTGGCCATCGAGGTCCCGCTGGCCCGGCATGCGATCAGCTCGGTCGGTGCGCTGAGCTTCCGGATCAACGACCTGTCCGCACCCAAACCCGCCGAGCCGGCCGACGGCATGGTGGACCTGACCACGTTCTCCGCACTGGCCACCCAGGTCGACGCACCCGCCTTGTCGCAGCTGCTGAATTCATCACTGCCCGTTTCCCTTCCGGAGGCCCTGGGCATGCTGGAGGCACCGTATCTGGGTCATGTGATCGTGCTGTGGTCGTGGGCGCTCAAGCAACCGTCCACCACGGACGCAGAACCGGTCACGGTCCGATTCCACTCGCTGGACGGCCATGACCGCGAGATGGAGGTCCCGCACCTGATGTTCACCGAGCCCGTCCTGGATGGCGCGTCATGA